CGGTTTCTCCGGCAGCCCTTGGACGCTGGCCACCTACATGGTCGAAGGCGGCTCGTCGAAAGACTTCCGCAAGACCAAAGCGATGCTCTACGACAACCCGCAAGCCATGCACCTGCTGCTGGATAAACTCGCGCAGTCGGTGACCTCGTACCTCAACGGCCAGATCATGGCCGGTGCGCAAGCGGTGCAGATCTTCGATACCTGGGGCGGCAACCTGTCGGCGGCGGCGTACCAGGAGTTCTCGCTGGCCTACATGAAGAAAATCGTCAGCGGCCTGATCCGCGAGCACGACGGTCGCAAAGTGCCGGTGATCCTGTTCACCAAGAACGGCGGCCTGTGGCTGGAAAGCATTGCCGAGGCCGGCGCCGACGCACTGGGCCTGGACTGGACCTGTGACATCGGCAACGCCCGCGCCCGCGTCGGTGACAAGGTTGCCCTCCAAGGCAACATGGACCCGACCGTCCTTTACGCAAAACCGGAAGCCATCCGCACCGAAGTCGGGCGCATCCTGGCCAGCTATGGCAAGGGCAGCGGCCACGTGTT
The sequence above is drawn from the Pseudomonas sp. FP2196 genome and encodes:
- the hemE gene encoding uroporphyrinogen decarboxylase, whose translation is MTALKNDRFLRALLKQPVDVTPVWMMRQAGRYLPEYRASRAHAGDFMSLCMNPEFACEVTMQPLDRYPQLDAAILFSDILTIPDAMGQGLYFETGEGPRFKKVVSTLADIEALPIPDPHKDLGYVMDAVSTIRRELNGRVPLIGFSGSPWTLATYMVEGGSSKDFRKTKAMLYDNPQAMHLLLDKLAQSVTSYLNGQIMAGAQAVQIFDTWGGNLSAAAYQEFSLAYMKKIVSGLIREHDGRKVPVILFTKNGGLWLESIAEAGADALGLDWTCDIGNARARVGDKVALQGNMDPTVLYAKPEAIRTEVGRILASYGKGSGHVFNLGHGITPEVDPEHAGAFLRAVHELSAQYHE